Proteins encoded in a region of the Anopheles ziemanni chromosome 2, idAnoZiCoDA_A2_x.2, whole genome shotgun sequence genome:
- the LOC131294627 gene encoding skin secretory protein xP2-like — protein sequence MKSLVLLGLATLLVLSSAAEQKQQAAAEEAKPAEQGDKRHDKRGLFEHDFGGHDFGGHQFESYGHGHAYDFHPHHEKTLTIVKKVPVPYPVEKHIPVAVEKHVPVPVKVGVPKPYPVYKTVHYPVKEIVKVPVHVPAPYPVEKKVHVPVHVPYDRPVPVKVYVPAPYPVEKKVHVPVKVHVPAPYPVEKKVPYPVKVPVHVEKPYPVEKIVHYPVHVPVDRPVPVHVEKPVPVPVEKPVPYEVIKKVPYPVHVPYDRPVPVHVEKPVPVPVKVPVPQPYPVYKHIPVPVEKHVPYPVKVPVDRPIPYTIEKHVPYEVEKPVPYPVKVPVHVPVHHHHEEEYHHEHVEHDLHHHHH from the exons ATGAAGTCTCTG GTGTTGTTGGGTTTAGCCACCCTACTGGTCTTGAGTTCAGCGGCCGAGCAGAAGCAGCAAGCGGCGGCCGAAGAAGCGAAACCAGCCGAGCAGGGTGACAAGCGTCACGACAAGCGTGGTCTCTTCGAGCATGACTTTGGCGGCCACGACTTCGGCGGACATCAGTTCGAGTCGTACGGACACGGACACGCCTACGATTTCCATCCGCACCACGAGAAGACGCTGACCATCGTGAAGAAGGTCCCCGTCCCGTACCCAGTGGAGAAGCACAtcccggtggcggtggagaaGCACGTCCCAGTTCCGGTCAAGGTTGGCGTCCCGAAACCCTACCCGGTCTACAAGACGGTCCACTACCCGGTCAAGGAGATCGTGAAGGTGCCCGTGCACGTCCCGGCCCCGTACCCCGTGGAAAAGAAGGTCCATGTCCCAGTCCATGTGCCGTACGATCGTCCCGTCCCGGTTAAGGTGTACGTCCCGGCTCCCTACCCAGTTGAGAAGAAGGTCCACGTCCCGGTGAAGGTCCATGTCCCCGCTCCGTACCCGGTGGAGAAGAAGGTCCCGTACCCGGTGAAGGTCCCGGTGCACGTTGAGAAGCCGTACCCGGTCGAGAAGATCGTCCACTACCCAGTCCATGTCCCAGTCGATCGCCCGGTCCCGGTCCATGTGGAGAAACCAGTCCCAGTGCCAGTGGAGAAGCCAGTGCCGTATGAGGTCATCAAGAAGGTCCCATACCCAGTCCATGTCCCGTACGATCGTCCCGTTCCGGTGCACGTTGAGAAGCCAGTGCCAGTGCCGGTGAAGGTCCCAGTCCCACAGCCCTACCCCGTGTACAAGCACATCCCGGTCCCGGTCGAGAAGCACGTCCCGTACCCAGTGAAGGTTCCGGTTGACCGTCCGATTCCGTACACCATCGAGAAGCACGTGCCTTATGAGGTCGAGAAGCCAGTGCCGTACCCAGTCAAGGTCCCGGTCCACGTTCCGGTGCACCACCATCACGAGGAGGAGTACCACCACGAGCATGTCGAGCATGACctgcaccaccatcaccactag